From a single Acidobacteriota bacterium genomic region:
- a CDS encoding type II toxin-antitoxin system HicB family antitoxin, translating into MFKAIGYIEKDSETGFYVAIVPGIPGAHTQAETLDELQQNLKEV; encoded by the coding sequence ATGTTTAAAGCTATCGGCTATATTGAAAAAGACTCCGAAACGGGCTTCTATGTTGCAATAGTTCCTGGGATTCCTGGTGCGCACACGCAAGCTGAAACATTGGATGAACTTCAGCAGAATCTAAAAGAAGTT